The following coding sequences are from one SAR116 cluster alpha proteobacterium HIMB100 window:
- a CDS encoding N-dimethylarginine dimethylaminohydrolase (PFAM: Amidinotransferase), translated as MTAVKHPKNASTARSHATKFVQAVTLTPALSAINGLRSEDRGAVDIDVMIKQHRDYINALKHAGAEVTELEALTEFPDAQFVEDTALCLPGLAVMMRPGAKSRRGEVAPMRGVLSEKFDNIEDISEGFIEAGDILTTPKEILVGLSSRTNVEGAEQLKNILQRYGFLVRVFNIPPEVLHFKTDCSLIDDHCLLSTKRLAASGCFEDYTVLLTPEGEEEAANMIRYNDHIIMAEGFDKTESMLRENGFNVLTVANSECAKIDGGMSCLSLRF; from the coding sequence ATGACCGCCGTGAAACACCCAAAAAATGCCAGCACAGCGCGCAGCCACGCAACAAAATTTGTCCAGGCCGTGACATTAACCCCAGCTTTATCTGCTATCAACGGCTTACGTTCTGAAGACCGAGGAGCTGTGGATATTGATGTGATGATAAAACAGCATCGCGATTATATAAATGCGTTAAAACATGCCGGAGCAGAAGTAACCGAGCTTGAAGCGTTAACAGAGTTTCCGGACGCTCAATTTGTTGAAGACACAGCCCTATGTTTGCCTGGTCTAGCCGTCATGATGCGGCCTGGAGCCAAAAGCCGCAGAGGCGAGGTAGCCCCAATGAGAGGTGTTCTGTCTGAAAAATTCGATAATATTGAAGATATATCTGAAGGTTTTATTGAAGCAGGCGACATTCTGACCACACCAAAAGAAATATTGGTAGGGCTCTCATCCAGAACGAATGTTGAAGGTGCTGAACAGCTGAAAAACATTCTTCAGCGTTACGGCTTTTTGGTGCGTGTTTTCAACATACCGCCTGAAGTATTACACTTTAAAACTGATTGCAGCCTGATTGATGACCATTGCCTGTTATCTACGAAGCGTTTGGCCGCCAGCGGCTGTTTTGAGGACTATACTGTCCTTTTAACTCCGGAAGGAGAAGAAGAAGCCGCCAATATGATAAGATATAATGACCATATCATCATGGCAGAGGGTTTTGACAAGACCGAAAGCATGTTGAGAGAAAATGGCTTTAATGTCCTGACTGTAGCGAATAGTGAATGTGCCAAAATCGACGGTGGCATGTCCTGTTTGTCTCTACGTTTCTGA
- a CDS encoding putative allantoin catabolism protein (PFAM: Cupin domain~TIGRFAM: putative allantoin catabolism protein), whose protein sequence is MTSSPYYAAPGGLPAQTQLLTDRAVFTDAYAFLPKGTMSDITTSYLPFWEQTRLWVLARPLTGFSETFSHYLMDVGAGGGSTQPDTDKTAQSVLFIVSGQLQLRIDGQLHQLGTGGYAYIPAGMSWAVHNAADEPSQFHWIRKRYQGVDGLDSPDPFVTSDQQTEAVPMPGTNGVWATSRFVDPSDLRHDMHVNIVTFQPGGVIPFAETHVMEHGLYVLQGKAVYHLNQNWVEVEAGDYMWLRAFCPQACYAGGPGPFRYLLYKDVNRHARLDF, encoded by the coding sequence ATGACGTCATCACCCTATTATGCTGCGCCAGGCGGGCTGCCTGCGCAAACGCAACTTCTTACTGATCGGGCTGTTTTCACAGATGCCTATGCCTTTTTGCCGAAAGGCACGATGAGCGATATTACCACCAGCTATTTGCCGTTCTGGGAACAGACCCGCTTGTGGGTTCTGGCCCGGCCGTTAACAGGCTTTTCGGAAACCTTCTCTCATTATCTTATGGATGTGGGGGCAGGCGGCGGATCCACTCAGCCTGATACGGACAAGACCGCGCAATCTGTTTTGTTTATTGTTTCCGGCCAACTGCAGCTGCGCATTGATGGCCAGCTGCATCAGCTGGGTACAGGTGGTTATGCCTATATTCCTGCAGGCATGAGCTGGGCCGTTCACAATGCTGCTGACGAGCCCAGTCAATTTCACTGGATTCGCAAACGCTATCAGGGCGTTGACGGCCTGGACAGCCCCGACCCGTTTGTCACCTCTGATCAGCAAACAGAGGCTGTGCCAATGCCAGGCACAAACGGGGTATGGGCCACCAGCCGGTTTGTTGACCCGTCTGATCTGCGCCATGACATGCATGTGAATATTGTTACCTTCCAGCCTGGCGGGGTGATCCCTTTTGCTGAAACACATGTGATGGAACATGGCCTTTATGTGCTGCAGGGCAAGGCGGTGTATCACTTGAATCAGAACTGGGTAGAGGTTGAAGCAGGTGATTATATGTGGCTGCGGGCCTTTTGCCCTCAGGCCTGTTATGCCGGTGGGCCTGGCCCGTTCCGTTATCTTTTATACAAAGATGTGAACCGGCACGCCCGGCTGGATTTCTGA
- a CDS encoding ABC-type nitrate/sulfonate/bicarbonate transport system, ATPase component (PFAM: ABC transporter) — MTPVNNTDLIRIEGVSHTFTTDTGALPVLDNLTLSVPENGFTAIVGPSGCGKSTVTRLVAGLLKPDAGHVWLQGEKVTSARDIVGMAFQNPVLLEWRTILKNVMLPLEIVPNTLNSADREARARDLLKLVGLSGFEHKRPSELSGGMRQRASLCRALVHRPEVLILDEPFGALDAFTREDLWQTMHRLREEEPFTGVLITHDLREAIFLADEVVVLSGRPATVQYSQKLNQRGSRSLDTLYTPEATETLNILREQIKIARKDEEART, encoded by the coding sequence ATGACGCCGGTAAACAACACAGATCTGATCAGGATTGAGGGCGTTTCACATACATTCACAACAGACACAGGTGCTCTTCCTGTTCTCGATAATCTGACACTCAGCGTCCCTGAAAATGGCTTTACGGCTATTGTTGGCCCGTCTGGCTGCGGTAAATCCACTGTGACCCGGCTGGTTGCAGGGCTCCTGAAGCCTGATGCAGGTCATGTGTGGCTGCAGGGCGAAAAAGTCACCTCTGCGCGTGATATCGTTGGTATGGCGTTCCAGAATCCGGTTCTGCTCGAATGGCGAACTATATTGAAAAATGTCATGTTGCCGCTGGAAATTGTGCCCAACACCCTCAATTCGGCAGACCGCGAGGCGCGTGCCCGTGACCTTCTGAAATTGGTCGGCCTGTCTGGTTTTGAACATAAACGCCCCTCTGAATTGTCAGGCGGAATGCGCCAGCGGGCATCCTTATGCCGGGCCCTGGTCCATCGCCCGGAAGTTCTTATTCTTGACGAACCCTTTGGGGCACTTGATGCCTTCACCCGTGAAGATCTGTGGCAGACCATGCACCGGCTGCGCGAGGAAGAACCCTTTACGGGGGTTCTGATTACACATGATTTGCGGGAAGCGATTTTCCTTGCTGACGAGGTTGTTGTGCTGTCAGGCCGTCCGGCAACAGTTCAATACAGCCAGAAATTAAACCAGCGCGGGTCCCGAAGCCTGGATACGCTCTACACGCCTGAAGCGACTGAAACGCTCAATATTCTGCGCGAGCAAATCAAAATTGCCCGTAAAGATGAGGAGGCCAGAACATGA
- a CDS encoding xanthine dehydrogenase accessory protein XdhC (PFAM: XdhC and CoxI family~TIGRFAM: xanthine dehydrogenase accessory protein XdhC), with the protein MKIFPFPRQWARTILSESTTQTVCLVVVSDIKGSAPRERGAMMLVNREQIHGSIGGGELEYQAIHLARTHQPGTAFERQIRSYPLGPSLGQCCGGHVKIMYEWYSPADLPALTLLAEQASGYSLHETATQIPPRFIAHPPEQEPDTACVLPLTKQSHDVFIYGAGHVGRAVVKLACHLGCQIFWVDTDDDRFPETAPPGVTKLPARQPQTLAAHAPDTAIHLVMTYSHQLDYDLISTVLSTGRFARCGLIGSATKAARFRKRLQENGLAAEQINRLICPIGIHQVRGKKPLQVALSVTAQLSNWLDELSD; encoded by the coding sequence ATGAAGATTTTTCCGTTTCCCCGACAGTGGGCCCGCACAATTCTGTCTGAATCAACCACACAGACAGTCTGCCTGGTTGTGGTTTCAGATATAAAAGGGTCTGCGCCCCGCGAAAGGGGCGCAATGATGCTGGTCAATCGGGAGCAGATTCACGGCAGTATCGGTGGTGGCGAGCTGGAATATCAGGCCATTCATTTGGCCAGAACACATCAGCCCGGCACAGCGTTTGAGCGGCAGATCCGTTCCTATCCGCTGGGCCCATCGCTGGGGCAATGTTGTGGCGGTCATGTAAAGATTATGTATGAATGGTACAGCCCTGCAGATTTGCCGGCACTGACCCTGCTTGCAGAACAGGCCAGCGGCTATAGCCTGCATGAGACCGCCACACAAATCCCGCCCCGCTTTATAGCACATCCGCCAGAACAAGAGCCGGATACGGCCTGTGTCCTGCCCTTAACCAAACAGAGTCATGATGTATTTATCTATGGGGCCGGACATGTCGGCAGGGCAGTTGTTAAGCTTGCCTGTCATCTGGGCTGTCAGATTTTCTGGGTTGATACAGATGATGATCGTTTCCCCGAAACAGCCCCACCAGGGGTGACAAAGCTGCCTGCACGCCAGCCGCAGACCCTTGCTGCACATGCCCCAGATACCGCCATACATTTGGTCATGACCTATTCTCACCAGCTTGATTATGACCTTATATCGACGGTGCTGAGCACTGGCCGTTTTGCCAGATGCGGGCTGATAGGTTCAGCCACCAAGGCGGCACGGTTCCGGAAGCGTCTGCAGGAGAATGGCCTGGCAGCAGAGCAGATTAACAGGCTGATCTGCCCTATCGGCATTCACCAGGTCAGGGGCAAAAAACCCCTACAGGTCGCGCTGTCTGTCACTGCTCAATTGTCGAACTGGCTGGATGAGCTGTCTGACTGA
- a CDS encoding ABC-type nitrate/sulfonate/bicarbonate transport system, permease component (PFAM: Binding-protein-dependent transport system inner membrane component), whose translation MRQFAAPVFAVVLFLLFWEALVWVNDWPNYKMASPSDLWPAFWRFKWLFLTFGWETLWRTVLGLLIAIVVGVLLGMIMGFSRVLREGLYPLLVGFNAIPKATVVPIVALMFVGQHDLNTVLIAFMISFFPIAVSVSIGLSTLEPEYRDILRALGASKLTIFWKIALPKTLPEFFGALKVAVTLAFIGTNLMEIVSPHGRGLGALFDSGKTNSDYPLMFAVLIALAILGIALYYVVVLLERIFAGWAERQAD comes from the coding sequence ATGAGACAATTCGCTGCTCCGGTCTTTGCTGTTGTTCTTTTTCTTCTGTTTTGGGAAGCTCTTGTTTGGGTCAATGACTGGCCGAATTACAAGATGGCCTCCCCCAGCGATCTTTGGCCTGCCTTCTGGCGGTTCAAATGGCTGTTCTTGACCTTTGGCTGGGAGACATTATGGCGGACGGTGTTGGGCTTGCTGATTGCCATTGTGGTCGGAGTCTTGTTGGGCATGATCATGGGGTTTTCACGGGTGTTGCGCGAAGGGCTGTATCCGCTTCTTGTTGGTTTTAACGCTATTCCCAAAGCGACTGTGGTGCCGATTGTTGCATTAATGTTTGTTGGTCAGCATGATCTGAATACCGTATTGATCGCCTTTATGATTTCATTTTTTCCGATTGCGGTTTCTGTCTCTATCGGCCTGTCCACGCTAGAGCCTGAATATCGTGATATCCTGCGCGCTCTTGGCGCCTCTAAACTGACCATATTCTGGAAAATTGCCTTGCCGAAAACCCTGCCAGAATTTTTTGGGGCGCTGAAGGTCGCGGTGACCCTTGCTTTTATTGGCACCAATCTGATGGAGATTGTCTCTCCACATGGCCGTGGCCTCGGGGCTCTGTTTGACAGCGGAAAAACCAACTCTGATTACCCGCTTATGTTTGCTGTTCTGATTGCGCTGGCGATACTTGGCATCGCGCTTTATTATGTTGTTGTGTTGCTGGAACGTATCTTTGCTGGCTGGGCAGAACGTCAGGCCGACTGA
- a CDS encoding ureidoglycolate hydrolase (PFAM: Ureidoglycolate hydrolase), with translation MRQQIKIQPLTAVRFAPFGDVLDFSGEPDKLINQGLCGRYHDRAALAHHDGRAGISLFDAVARHLPYQLEMMERHPMGSQAFLPMTDAEFLVIVAPDDNGRPGEPLAFMTEPYMGVNYHANIWHGVLTPLSAPGRFAVIDRIGPGENLEEYWFDNAYVISAQDT, from the coding sequence ATGAGGCAGCAGATTAAGATACAGCCTTTGACGGCAGTTCGTTTTGCCCCTTTCGGTGATGTTCTTGATTTCTCAGGCGAGCCGGACAAGCTGATCAATCAAGGCTTATGCGGCCGCTATCATGACAGAGCAGCCCTTGCTCATCATGATGGCCGCGCAGGTATCAGCCTGTTTGATGCGGTGGCGCGCCACCTGCCCTACCAGCTGGAAATGATGGAACGTCACCCGATGGGGTCACAGGCATTTCTGCCTATGACAGATGCTGAGTTTCTGGTCATTGTTGCGCCTGATGATAATGGCCGCCCGGGTGAGCCTCTGGCCTTTATGACTGAACCGTATATGGGTGTGAATTACCACGCCAACATCTGGCATGGTGTGCTCACACCCCTATCTGCTCCGGGACGATTTGCTGTCATTGACAGGATTGGTCCGGGGGAAAATCTTGAGGAATATTGGTTTGATAACGCATATGTGATTTCAGCACAAGATACATAA
- a CDS encoding ABC-type nitrate/sulfonate/bicarbonate transport system, periplasmic component (PFAM: NMT1/THI5 like): MMKQITKYLAMGLATVFAATASHADTKVQFALDWKFEGPSAPYFLAIDNGHFAAADMDVEITPGKGSLDAIPKVATGAFPFGFADINSLIKFLDQNPGAPVTAVMMVYDKPPFAVIGRKSRGISGPGDLEGSVLGAPPPDGAWAQFPSFAKANNINIDKITVEPVGFPTREPMLAEEKVDSVTGFSFSSYLNLVRLGVPEDDISTILMADHGLKLYGNAVIVNTEFAQANPDMVKKFLVAVGAGWKDAISNPKAAAAALVKRNPAADAALEQRRLQLAIDANVLTDYVKANGMGGVDATRFAAAIEQLKETYDYKTTPDAELYFTDAYLPGGGISVN, encoded by the coding sequence ATGATGAAACAAATCACAAAATATCTGGCAATGGGTTTGGCGACGGTTTTTGCAGCGACAGCCAGCCACGCTGACACCAAAGTGCAGTTTGCGCTTGACTGGAAGTTTGAAGGGCCTTCAGCACCTTACTTCCTTGCAATTGATAATGGCCATTTTGCTGCAGCAGATATGGATGTTGAAATTACACCAGGAAAAGGCTCTCTTGATGCGATTCCGAAAGTGGCAACTGGCGCGTTTCCTTTCGGCTTTGCTGATATCAATTCACTGATTAAATTTCTTGATCAGAATCCGGGTGCCCCGGTTACAGCTGTAATGATGGTTTATGATAAACCGCCTTTTGCGGTGATCGGCCGCAAATCCAGGGGGATCAGCGGGCCTGGTGACCTTGAAGGCTCTGTTCTCGGTGCACCACCGCCAGATGGCGCATGGGCACAATTTCCGTCTTTTGCGAAGGCCAATAACATCAATATAGACAAGATCACCGTTGAACCTGTCGGGTTCCCTACACGAGAGCCGATGCTGGCTGAGGAGAAGGTTGATTCTGTTACGGGCTTTTCCTTCTCATCTTATCTGAATCTTGTTCGTCTTGGTGTGCCTGAAGACGATATCTCCACTATTCTGATGGCTGATCATGGTCTGAAGCTGTATGGGAATGCTGTGATCGTAAATACTGAATTTGCACAAGCGAACCCGGATATGGTGAAAAAATTCCTGGTCGCTGTCGGGGCAGGCTGGAAAGATGCGATCAGCAATCCAAAAGCAGCAGCAGCGGCGCTGGTCAAGCGTAATCCGGCAGCTGATGCAGCCCTGGAACAGCGGCGGCTTCAGCTGGCCATTGATGCCAATGTTCTTACCGATTATGTGAAGGCGAACGGCATGGGCGGGGTTGATGCCACCCGGTTTGCGGCGGCAATTGAACAGCTCAAAGAAACCTATGACTACAAAACCACTCCGGATGCGGAATTATATTTCACCGATGCCTATCTGCCGGGTGGCGGGATTTCTGTAAACTAA
- a CDS encoding xanthine dehydrogenase, molybdopterin binding subunit (PFAM: Molybdopterin-binding domain of aldehyde dehydrogenase; Aldehyde oxidase and xanthine dehydrogenase, a/b hammerhead domain~TIGRFAM: xanthine dehydrogenase, molybdopterin binding subunit) — MSTTNRTTAIHTPLAHESAALHVTGRAAYVDDMALPANSVHIVLGLSPVAHGRLNKIDAEDALRAPGVHAVLSAADIPGKNDCSPVMGDDPIFAETDVMYHGQTLFAVVAESRAQARDAAELVVVDITPLPAVLTIDEAIEQDSLLEQPLSLTTGDPVAVFDASPIQIEDELVVGGQEHFYLEGQAAIAWADEAGGMRLFVSTQHPSEIQHKVAAMLGLSYHDVHVEVRRMGGGFGGKESQSNLTACIAALAARKTGRPARLVYDRDEDMRVTGKRHDVKLVYKAGVDEQGRIQALVMAQYFRCGMSYDLSKAIAIRAMTHAENAYHIPHTQITASLCLTHTPSNTAFRGFGGPQGMIGVERIMDQIAAKLGRDPVAVRIANYYPDYQAAMHQRTPYGQLVKDGLLNEITTQLLSKADYHQRRTEINSYNKASPVLRRGLGFTPVKFGISFNRTMLNQAGALVHVYSDGSVQLNHGGTEMGQGLHTKITQIVANVFGLEVNKVRITATTTAKVPNTSATAASSGTDLNGMAALRAADAIKGRMAAHLAELYQCEAEDIDFADGLVALPSGQSLSFSEATHLCYEGRISLSATGFYATPEIHWDDASLTGQPYYYFAYGVALTEVVVDTLTGESRIMRADILHDAGHSLNPALDRGQIEGGFVQGVGWLTTEELVYAADGALLTHAPSTYKIPACSDRPYVMNISLYEGEGNRSETIHRSKAVGEPPFMLGISAFLAFGDALRGLSPTNSYPKLNAPATAERLLMTAHAQNRL; from the coding sequence ATGAGCACAACAAACAGGACAACAGCTATACATACACCCCTTGCCCATGAAAGCGCGGCTTTGCATGTAACAGGACGGGCCGCTTATGTTGATGATATGGCTCTGCCCGCAAACAGTGTTCATATTGTCCTTGGGCTGAGCCCTGTTGCGCATGGCAGGCTAAACAAGATTGATGCTGAAGACGCCTTGCGCGCGCCCGGTGTTCACGCTGTGCTGAGCGCAGCAGATATTCCCGGCAAAAATGACTGTAGTCCGGTGATGGGAGATGACCCCATCTTTGCCGAAACTGACGTGATGTATCATGGCCAGACGCTGTTTGCAGTTGTCGCAGAGAGCAGAGCCCAGGCACGTGATGCTGCTGAGCTGGTGGTTGTGGACATCACCCCTTTGCCCGCTGTGCTGACCATTGATGAGGCGATTGAACAAGACAGTTTGCTTGAACAACCGCTCAGCCTGACAACAGGTGATCCGGTTGCTGTCTTCGATGCATCACCAATTCAAATTGAAGATGAGCTGGTGGTTGGCGGACAGGAACATTTTTACCTGGAAGGCCAGGCAGCCATTGCATGGGCAGATGAGGCAGGCGGCATGAGGCTGTTTGTGTCCACCCAGCATCCCAGCGAAATTCAGCATAAAGTCGCAGCTATGTTAGGGCTGTCCTATCATGATGTTCATGTTGAGGTCCGGCGTATGGGTGGCGGTTTTGGGGGGAAGGAAAGCCAGAGCAATCTGACGGCCTGTATCGCCGCGCTGGCGGCCCGGAAAACAGGACGGCCAGCCCGTCTTGTCTATGACCGGGATGAAGATATGCGGGTCACCGGCAAACGCCATGATGTAAAGCTGGTCTATAAGGCTGGTGTTGATGAGCAGGGCCGGATCCAGGCCTTGGTTATGGCGCAATATTTTCGTTGTGGCATGTCTTATGATTTGTCTAAGGCAATTGCCATACGGGCGATGACCCATGCGGAAAATGCCTATCACATTCCGCATACCCAGATCACGGCCAGCCTGTGTCTGACCCATACCCCCTCCAATACGGCTTTCCGCGGTTTTGGCGGCCCGCAAGGGATGATCGGCGTTGAACGGATTATGGATCAGATCGCCGCCAAATTAGGGCGTGATCCAGTGGCTGTCCGCATCGCCAATTATTACCCTGATTATCAGGCAGCTATGCATCAGCGTACCCCCTATGGTCAGCTGGTTAAAGATGGCCTTCTGAACGAGATAACAACCCAGCTGCTGTCAAAGGCTGATTATCATCAGCGCCGGACAGAGATCAACAGCTATAACAAGGCTAGTCCTGTTCTGCGGCGCGGTTTGGGATTCACGCCTGTGAAATTTGGCATTTCGTTTAACAGAACCATGCTGAACCAGGCCGGAGCGCTGGTTCATGTATATAGCGATGGGTCTGTGCAGCTCAATCATGGTGGCACAGAAATGGGTCAGGGGCTGCATACCAAAATCACCCAGATTGTTGCAAATGTGTTTGGGCTTGAGGTCAACAAGGTACGTATCACAGCCACCACCACCGCCAAGGTGCCCAATACCTCAGCCACCGCTGCCTCATCCGGGACTGATTTGAATGGTATGGCAGCCTTGCGCGCAGCAGATGCCATTAAGGGACGAATGGCAGCACATCTGGCCGAATTATATCAATGTGAAGCTGAGGATATTGACTTTGCAGACGGGCTGGTCGCTCTGCCCTCTGGCCAGTCACTGTCCTTTTCTGAGGCAACGCATTTATGTTATGAGGGACGGATATCTCTTTCTGCAACTGGCTTTTATGCCACACCTGAAATTCACTGGGATGATGCCAGCCTGACCGGCCAGCCGTATTATTATTTTGCTTATGGCGTGGCCTTGACTGAGGTCGTGGTGGATACGCTGACAGGCGAAAGCCGAATTATGCGCGCAGATATTCTGCATGATGCGGGCCATTCGCTCAACCCGGCCTTAGACAGAGGTCAGATTGAAGGAGGCTTTGTCCAGGGTGTTGGCTGGCTGACAACAGAAGAGCTGGTCTATGCCGCAGATGGGGCGCTGCTGACCCATGCGCCGTCCACCTACAAAATTCCAGCCTGTTCTGACCGTCCATATGTGATGAATATCAGCCTTTATGAGGGTGAGGGCAACCGGTCTGAGACCATCCACAGATCAAAGGCTGTGGGTGAGCCGCCCTTTATGTTGGGCATATCTGCTTTCCTTGCATTTGGTGATGCCCTGAGAGGGCTGAGCCCGACCAACAGCTATCCAAAGCTGAACGCCCCGGCAACAGCCGAGCGTCTGTTGATGACGGCACACGCGCAAAACCGCTTATGA
- a CDS encoding xanthine dehydrogenase, small subunit (PFAM: FAD binding domain in molybdopterin dehydrogenase; [2Fe-2S] binding domain; CO dehydrogenase flavoprotein C-terminal domain~TIGRFAM: xanthine dehydrogenase, small subunit): MPTLSATNDDAALPAKTEAGLSRPISLMINGTVCPFTDLRPDSSWLEVLRRHQGLVGSKEGCAEGDCGACTILLGRLRDGELVWQPVNSCIFLLPMADKTVIRTVEGVAYEDGKLHPVQQALIDHHGSQCGFCTPGFVMSLYGGWLNRSGFTAAELDDLLAGNLCRCTGYGPIIRAGQALAGLPMASWETERLETETAFLRACEDLPELAYQAAGVSYLAPHTKEAFSQAYLDQPDAQIIAGATDIGLWITKQNRKLAAFLSVQHVEGLGSITEQEDGVFIGAAVTHAQAADALGKDFPDLGELWRRFGSVQVRSSGTVGGNIANGSPIGDLAPALIALDADIWLRRGTETRQLKLDDFFITYGQQDRRESEWVEGLFMPKLQPGWRFSCYKLSRRFDQDISAVMGAFALKTENAVITDARIAFGGMAGIPQRAKSLEQALIGQTVSPAQGEENWIDHALAEDFTPLDDVRASQAYRLLAARNLLQKCRLEATTGTPLRLAGDGLAESGLCEKSL; the protein is encoded by the coding sequence ATGCCAACCTTGTCAGCTACCAATGATGATGCCGCTTTGCCAGCTAAGACTGAAGCTGGTCTTTCCCGCCCAATCAGCCTGATGATCAACGGTACAGTCTGTCCGTTTACTGATCTGCGGCCAGACAGCTCATGGTTAGAGGTGTTGCGACGCCATCAGGGCCTGGTCGGGAGTAAAGAGGGCTGTGCAGAAGGCGATTGCGGGGCCTGTACGATCCTGTTAGGGCGGCTGCGTGACGGCGAGCTGGTCTGGCAGCCGGTGAATAGCTGTATTTTTTTATTGCCCATGGCAGATAAGACCGTCATCCGCACAGTTGAGGGGGTGGCGTATGAAGATGGCAAGCTTCACCCGGTCCAGCAGGCCCTGATCGACCATCATGGCTCACAATGCGGGTTCTGTACGCCTGGATTTGTGATGTCTTTATATGGCGGCTGGCTGAACAGATCTGGCTTTACTGCTGCTGAGCTGGATGATTTGCTGGCCGGTAATTTGTGCCGTTGTACCGGCTATGGGCCCATCATACGGGCGGGGCAGGCCCTGGCCGGATTACCGATGGCCAGCTGGGAGACAGAACGGTTAGAGACAGAGACTGCATTTTTGCGGGCTTGTGAAGATTTGCCTGAACTTGCCTATCAGGCTGCGGGTGTGTCTTATCTGGCGCCGCACACAAAAGAAGCGTTTTCACAAGCCTATTTGGACCAGCCAGATGCGCAAATCATCGCTGGTGCGACTGATATCGGGCTGTGGATCACCAAACAAAACAGGAAGCTGGCGGCGTTTTTATCCGTTCAGCATGTTGAGGGGCTGGGCAGCATTACCGAACAAGAGGACGGGGTGTTCATTGGCGCGGCCGTTACGCATGCACAGGCCGCTGACGCGCTGGGGAAGGATTTTCCTGATTTGGGTGAATTATGGCGCCGGTTTGGTTCTGTTCAGGTCAGATCAAGCGGGACAGTAGGCGGCAATATTGCAAATGGCTCGCCGATAGGGGATTTGGCCCCGGCCCTGATCGCGCTTGATGCGGATATCTGGCTGCGGCGCGGCACAGAGACACGGCAGCTGAAGCTGGACGATTTCTTTATCACCTATGGCCAGCAGGACAGGCGCGAATCTGAATGGGTGGAAGGGCTGTTTATGCCAAAATTACAGCCTGGCTGGCGGTTCAGCTGTTATAAGCTTTCGCGCCGGTTTGATCAGGATATTTCTGCGGTGATGGGCGCCTTTGCTCTGAAAACAGAAAATGCGGTGATTACAGATGCCCGCATAGCCTTTGGCGGCATGGCCGGGATTCCACAACGGGCAAAATCACTCGAACAGGCGCTGATCGGCCAGACCGTCAGCCCTGCGCAGGGCGAAGAGAACTGGATTGATCACGCGCTGGCAGAAGATTTCACCCCGCTTGATGATGTGCGGGCTTCGCAAGCCTATCGTTTGTTGGCAGCACGGAATCTACTGCAAAAATGCCGGCTGGAAGCCACAACAGGCACACCCCTCAGGCTGGCCGGAGACGGATTAGCCGAATCAGGCTTATGTGAAAAGAGCCTGTGA